The following nucleotide sequence is from Mytilus trossulus isolate FHL-02 chromosome 9, PNRI_Mtr1.1.1.hap1, whole genome shotgun sequence.
TTGAACTATGCTTCAACATCTCAGAATATTACAGTGAACACATCAGTAGAGTAGAGTGTTAAAGTACACTTATTTTGACGCGTGACACATTTAGATTGGACAAGCGCATCGTTGGTGTTATAGTTGTGTTCTCACCTTGAGTGTGGAGGACGTTGGTCCAATCACTTACATTTTCTGCTGAGAtcaaaaagcaaatttttttcCCTATGGGCACTATATCACTTTTTACCTGTTAAAGTAGATGCCTATTTTGTTTCTCATTTGTTAGCTGGTGTTGTTTCTCTTCGAAATTTACTCTGCATTgacgtttttattttttgaaccatttagttttctttttttattcttgcGGTTCTGAAAAAGACACATGTACATCAGTTGGTAACATTTTCTACTTTATTTTGTCAGGGATGTTGTCGTCAATGTCATCACCAAGAATTTCTGCTTTGATGTCATCACGTTCAGCAAAGTCAGGTAATCATTTAACTAAAGTAGCTGATATTCGTCATGCTATCCTACAAATaccattatgtttttttgtcgGATATTTTCTTTTAGTACGACAACACATATTTTATACGGAATATACATCCTAGTATAAAAATCCCTCACCGCATTGAAATTGTATTCATTAAGATTGATActaatatactacatgtatatgcacgGTATGCGTATGGCTGAACACCCATTTGTCCTCGTCGCTAGttaataacaattttgaaaatgctTAAATAGCACATTCATCTATGTTTGGTACTTACCAAGTCAAGTGGCCAAATGAAACAACAtgactttttgtaaaaacaaatgttcattcaatcaatattttgaataccaTTGTAatgtaacaacaaaataaatgatgttCTCGCCGTTGAAAACACTATAACCAGTCCTTATGCAattaataaatcacaaaaatatttaatatttattgtgtatattttCTATTCAGCTTATGTGAAATGATGTTCATGTTTTACTTTCAGATGATATTTTGTATCGTGGGACACCAAGAACTTTTAAAGGTATATTTCTTAGGCCacctaataaatatatttattgtaatttcaCTCTTCAAAAACCTTTTTATATGAAAGTGTACAATAAGTGAGTTATCAGGTTgatttctctttatttttaaaatgtcattagACGAGttaactaattgaatcaagaaAATATTATCTGAATTGCTCTAAGAACCTATCGTCCGGAAGCGTTTCTGCGCATGTACGTATAGTAGGACCACAGTTAACGTGAAATACTTTATTTACAGGTATTGTAGCGACAAAACCACCTTCACGTCTGACTGTTTTAGGTAAGTTTGAAAATCCAGTAACAATTACATTCACTTTCAGTATATTAGAAGGATAGGGGatatacattttagaaaatagtaaaatcatatagatacttaactccgaagaaaattcaaaacggaaagtcccaaatcaaatggcaaagtcaaaagttcaaacacatcaaacgaaaggataacaaccgtcatattcctgacatggtacagacattttcttatatagaaaatggtagattgaacctggttttatagctggctaaacctctcacttgtatgaaagtcgCAACACATTCCATTATATTGCCAACGGTGAGTAAACCAAACAagcagacataataggtaaaaacatgaaaaatgtataaaatacagcagtcaacaatATATTACAATCCCaatcactaaaaaaatatatgtaacaaaaaagcacaaaacGGCATAAAGACCAAGTACGTCAGAATGTTAAACTCACACATgtagaaatataatataattgtgtcatttaaagtatgaaaataaatagtcTCTTTATTGTTAGCATTCCTCGACTTATCAGATATGCATGACTTAGAACAAATAGTTTCATTAACATAAAGTGTTTAACCGGATTATATGTCATAACGTATCTAAATAAAACGCCACCAGTCTAGGCTTTCATATCACTTGCAGATGAATCTTTACAAGATGCACCGTTATATTCTGCCAGAGATCACACGGATAGTAAGTAAAGTAAATCTATTAATACTCGCGTTATTAACTGGTATCAATGTGACAGAAATtaataggaaaaaaataataaattctcaattattaatttctatgtttgGTCTTTGTCAGGGATAATTGAATTTATTCCGATCTTTTAAGTGCCCAGTCATAAGACTTTCTATAACTAGAATCAGAATAATTGTCCATTTTAAAGGCTTATGcaaattttctatatatttgataaaaatggaAACTTCAAAATCATGATGTATGgaaaataataagttttataaaacaagACTACTACTATAAGGATTTATATTTAGGACAACTTTTCGACACGTTCTATTCGTAGGAGCACGTGCCATTAGTCTTTGAAAAAAGCCCAACATCTATTTACACGAAGCAAATTCAACGCAACTCAAATCAAGAAAATAATAAGCATTCCAAAAATCCTAAACGAAGTGACTGTTTAAATGCATTTGAgatttatgcatttttaaagtTGATATCTATTGTATGAAGGCTTATACGCGCGTATTATTTGTGAGTTTATATTGTACCCATATCTATTAGTCTCAGTAAAGGTTggaaatttttcttatttttagatTTCACTACAAGAAAATATTCTGAGACAATAACGGAGCGGAATTTGTTGTATAACGACGTAAACTGTAAGTTACTTACAACTAGAGACAGTCTCACGATATTGAGTCGAATACATTGAACATATATTCCTTTAGTGGAACTTGATTGGGAAAACATGAAGTagtgttttgatttatatgcaGTATTGTCTTTTATCCGTCCGTTCATTTAGGAAGATTTAATATAATATCAAACTCAAGAATCTccattttaaattcaatatttttctctgcAGAACAAACGGTTGCCTTTCTCAACACACATGGCTGAtctttagatttaaaaaagtcCTGACCTCATAAAAGTagaatacaattataaaaagaaagaaaaagcgAGAGAATAAAAACCTTCACTGTTGATAAATGAATTATGTACCTTTATGTTTCTTGGAAAATATTTCCTGTTTGTCTCCTTTGAAAGGTAAATAAACTAGAAATTCTGTATATGATTGCCACAATACAAAAAGGTAAATTAACTTAAACAGTGTGTGTATTATTTTCACTATCTAAGTCTATATTAATGCATTTTTCAGGCATAAGTATAGCATTTGATGCAGCTGTTTCTCATCCCTCAGTAGAAGTTTCACGTGACAGTCTTACGATGGCTTTAAAATCGACAAAGCAAATATATGGCTCTACTCCTGGGAAATCCGGAACTCGCAGACTTCGTTTATTTCCAGGAACTATAGGAACACGATCCTTCAACAAACCGGGTCTGTTTTATTGGGAAATTTCCGTTAAATTCAAAATCTTGCGCCTAATTCGACGGACAGTTCTATTTGAGATTGGTCTAGCAAGGAATGACGTAATCGATAAAAGTTTTAGAAACGACCGTAGTCCGTTTGCCTGGGTAATCAGTGGAAGTGGGTGTCACCTATGTGGGAAAGTGTGTCTTCATGGATGGCATAATGGACAAATGTTAAGTCATTATCCTTTCAGTGATCGAATTCCCTTAGCCATCAGATCATATTCTAAATTACATTACGGATTTTTGCTGGATACGTCTAAAAGACACTGGATAattgttgatttaaaaagtAGAAAGGTAGTAGCTCACTTCAAAAACTTAGTAGTTTCACCGACAGAGCCCCCATTGTGGCCAGTCTTTGGTATATACAACCCAGAACAGACACATATTACCATGGAAATATTCTATGGGTCGGATGTCAGTCGCATACCAGAGGAAGCTTTAGATGCTCTTTCTATTTAGCTGTGTTGCCTCTATCAACAAATGAgcactttttatttataatttaattttggatgtaacgcgtcttctggttggctgacgttattttgttatgagcccatagacataatttagtcatgtctttttaaagaattactgtaatattttttctgtctattcgaaataacataaaaaaaaatgtggtgcacactgttaaataatcCGCTACGCGctttattcagtgtgcacccaattgtttatgttatttcttcatagacagaaaaaatattacagtaattCTTTAAATAGATATGATGGCtcgaaacttttaaaattttacatgatGTCGTTTCCAGGTTTGCAATTCGATTCTTTAAAATATCTAACAGGAAGAAACACgcttttgttcaaataatatttttgatagGAAATACCGATTTAGTATATATGTATCAGGCAATATTTGTTGACAATCCAATAAAAATCTTCTCTCAAAATTGTAGTTTTCAGCATTATATAAACGTAATATATCGTTTCATTTAATCCATAGACCTCCTAGTTCTTCTACAAAAGAAAGAAGGCATGTCATTCATTACTGAATATTTTTTGGGGAATTTAgttttttactatcaatttcaaaaaagtCATTTAGTTCTGTAGAAGGAGAAAAATGTGAAActaatataaaacatacaatcGGACGACGGCAGAAGtaaacaatttagtaaaaatgtgcataaacggaaaacaaatttttgcaattttaaatttgattgacaGAATGACAGTCCGTGGAAACATAAAGTATACGTAGAAACCACGAAGTGAAAAATACAGGTACCAGTCCCAGTCGGGGAAACAGATCTGTTTACAGATTGTAAGGTTGTTTTTGAAGGcatttttaataagatattatttgaagatattataataataataataaaattctcTATTTAACGAAGGTAACACATTTAATAATTACATGTTAATCTTCCATGAGGCCTTCAAAAACTattaatacaaatagaaaaggaaaaaaaagacatacaaaataaaatacataatacagttaaatatagcagcttaaatattgaataagtACATATGCATTCAGTagaagaagaaaacaaacataagTTTCGTGCATCTTTATTCTGTTCAATTAGAAAATAGTTTGAACAGTTGGTCTTAAATGTATCAAATTATCTATTTCTTTAACATTATTTGGTAAATTACTCCAGGTAATAAGACCagaatgaatattttaatgttctttttaaaaaatcagaattaggTCTTGGTACAGGAAGAAGTCCAGATGTTGTCGACCTCAGACAATAATTATAAAGATCA
It contains:
- the LOC134682974 gene encoding uncharacterized protein LOC134682974 isoform X2 — protein: MYREYRNKLQSSTTKMDTRRSKDLFKKPTSIAICIPNTVVVPSDAAVDEEKIVLTIRLYNDELIPIYDATADISIEILDPDNDILRPHAEDYTDKDGTYKVYFIAPKPGKYTAHVLVNGKCINTAGYKFSALGQYSYNKRKHSFRSSPRLYTGDMPSRSISRMTTGMLSSMSSPRISALMSSRSAKSGIVATKPPSRLTVLDESLQDAPLYSARDHTDNFTTRKYSETITERNLLYNDVNCISIAFDAAVSHPSVEVSRDSLTMALKSTKQIYGSTPGKSGTRRLRLFPGTIGTRSFNKPGLFYWEISVKFKILRLIRRTVLFEIGLARNDVIDKSFRNDRSPFAWVISGSGCHLCGKVCLHGWHNGQMLSHYPFSDRIPLAIRSYSKLHYGFLLDTSKRHWIIVDLKSRKVVAHFKNLVVSPTEPPLWPVFGIYNPEQTHITMEIFYGSDVSRIPEEALDALSI
- the LOC134682974 gene encoding uncharacterized protein LOC134682974 isoform X1, with amino-acid sequence MYREYRNKLQSSTTKMDTRRSKDLFKKPTSIAICIPNTVVVPSDAAVDEEKIVLTIRLYNDELIPIYDATADISIEILDPDNDILRPHAEDYTDKDGTYKVYFIAPKPGKYTAHVLVNGKCINTAGYKFSALGQYSYNKRKHSFRSSPRLYTGDMPSRSISRMTTGMLSSMSSPRISALMSSRSAKSDDILYRGTPRTFKGIVATKPPSRLTVLDESLQDAPLYSARDHTDNFTTRKYSETITERNLLYNDVNCISIAFDAAVSHPSVEVSRDSLTMALKSTKQIYGSTPGKSGTRRLRLFPGTIGTRSFNKPGLFYWEISVKFKILRLIRRTVLFEIGLARNDVIDKSFRNDRSPFAWVISGSGCHLCGKVCLHGWHNGQMLSHYPFSDRIPLAIRSYSKLHYGFLLDTSKRHWIIVDLKSRKVVAHFKNLVVSPTEPPLWPVFGIYNPEQTHITMEIFYGSDVSRIPEEALDALSI